One Scyliorhinus canicula chromosome 12, sScyCan1.1, whole genome shotgun sequence genomic region harbors:
- the LOC119974478 gene encoding cytochrome c oxidase subunit 6B1-like, translated as MATVQERIQKYKTAPFDARFPNTNQTRNCYQNYLDFYRCQKAHSSTGKDVALCNWFQKVYKSICLMSWVNRWDQQREAGTFAGKI; from the coding sequence ATGGCCACAGTCCAGGAACGTATTCAGAAGTACAAGACGGCGCCGTTTGACGCGCGATTCCCCAACACCAACCAGACGCGTAACTGTTATCAGAATTACCTGGATTTCTATCGATGTCAGAAAGCCCATTCATCAACTGGCAAAGATGTCGCACTCTGTAACTGGTTCCAAAAGGTCTACAAGTCCATCTGCCTAATGTCTTGGGTTAACCGCTGGGATCAGCAGCGCGAAGCTGGCACCTTTGCCGGAAAGATAtag